A stretch of DNA from Nitrospira sp. KM1:
ACTCTCCCAGTGGCGGGCGCGCAATTCAAACAGAATACCTCTGAATTTGTCAAGCCGAGTCTTATCACACGCTCACCGACAATGAGGGTATGAGGTATAGTAATTTCCTATTTTGCGTACTCGATGTTACTGGAGATAACTGCGTCATGGATTCCCTCTCTCAGCAGGCGTTTTTGCATGGTCCCCCAAGACCACTCATGCTCACCCTCGAAGGACGAACCGAAAGCCCGTTTGAACTCTACGGAAGGATTGCCTCCGAGCATCAACCATCATTCTTGCTGGAAACCGGTGCAGGCAGCAAAAATAAGAGCTGCTACTCATTTTTAGGAAGCCACCCCACTGCCATCACTTCAAGACTGGAAGATTTGAGATTGGCGACGGCAAATCCTCATCCGCAATCCTCCACCTGGGGAAAACCGTCTGGGATTGAACCTATTCCCAACCTTCCTCCGTTTTTTGGAGGAGCGGTCGGTTACATCAGCTACGACTTTGTCCGATGTCTGGAAGCCGTTCCCTCGATGGCTGCCGACGATCTTCAGATCCCCACCGTCCAATTTGGTTTATTCGAACTCGTCACAGCCGTCGACCACCTACACAATCGCATCCAGGTGATTTTTTGTCCGTCACTGGAGCGGTTCCATGGAGAGTCACGAGATCGATTGTATAGAGAAGGGGTCGAGAGAGTTCGAGCATGCGCCGCGACATTGACCGGACCAACCCGCGGAAGCATGGTTGCCTCAATGGAATCAATTCCCTTCGTCGCTGAACAGAAAAAAGAGGAATATCTTGACCGCGTACGACGTTGCCAGCGCTATATCGCGCAGGGAGATATTTACCAGGCCAACCTCTCACATCGGTTCTCATTTGAAATCCCTGCGGCTTATCAAACCGGCGCACAGCGGTTCCAATATGAGCAATCGCTCTTTCATCATCTGCGCACGATCAATCCCTCACCATTTTCGAGCCTCCTGCGCTTTGACAAGGTTTCTCTGATCTGTTGCTCCCCTGAGCGGCTGGTTCGGCTGCAGGGAGGTCGTGCCGAGACCAGACCGATCGCGGGAACACGTCCTCGTGGAGAAAATATTTCGGAGGATCGAGCTCTCGTCGAAGAACTGCTCACGAATGACAAAGAACGCGCCGAACACCTGATGCTGGTCGATCTCGAACGCAATGATCTCGGTCGTGTCTGCGAATTCGGCTCGGTGGTGGTGGATGAGTTTATGGCCGTCGAACAGTACTCTCACGTCAATCACATCGTTTCGAATGTCAGCGGCACCATCCGTCAGGATGTCACGCCGTTTGACGTGATCAACGCTACGTTTCCAGGAGGAACCATCACTGGCGTTCCAAAAGTGCGTTGTATGGAGATCATCGAGGAACTGGAACCAGTTCGGCGAGGACCCTATACGGGGTCGTTGGGGTACATTGGATGGAATGGCGATCTCGACTTGAATATCATCATACGAACCTTGGTGTTGACCGGCCACAAAGGCTATCTGCAGGTGGGCGCCGGGGTAGTGGCCGATTCCATTCCCGACCGGGAATACGAGGAAACTCTTCACAAAGCACAATCGTTTTTCACTTCGCTGGGGCGGGATGCACCATGTGGATCTACTTAAACGATCGATTCCTTCAGGAGCGCGACGCTCGCATTTCGGTCTTTGATCACGGCTTTCTATACGGCGACGGCGTCTATGAAACCCTGCGTTCATATGGCGATGCCATCTTCATGCGCGAGCATCACCTTGCCCGTCTTCGACGATCCGCGGATTCCATCGGCATCGCCGTTCCTGTATTGG
This window harbors:
- a CDS encoding anthranilate synthase component I family protein; translation: MDSLSQQAFLHGPPRPLMLTLEGRTESPFELYGRIASEHQPSFLLETGAGSKNKSCYSFLGSHPTAITSRLEDLRLATANPHPQSSTWGKPSGIEPIPNLPPFFGGAVGYISYDFVRCLEAVPSMAADDLQIPTVQFGLFELVTAVDHLHNRIQVIFCPSLERFHGESRDRLYREGVERVRACAATLTGPTRGSMVASMESIPFVAEQKKEEYLDRVRRCQRYIAQGDIYQANLSHRFSFEIPAAYQTGAQRFQYEQSLFHHLRTINPSPFSSLLRFDKVSLICCSPERLVRLQGGRAETRPIAGTRPRGENISEDRALVEELLTNDKERAEHLMLVDLERNDLGRVCEFGSVVVDEFMAVEQYSHVNHIVSNVSGTIRQDVTPFDVINATFPGGTITGVPKVRCMEIIEELEPVRRGPYTGSLGYIGWNGDLDLNIIIRTLVLTGHKGYLQVGAGVVADSIPDREYEETLHKAQSFFTSLGRDAPCGST